In a single window of the Pedococcus dokdonensis genome:
- a CDS encoding acyl-CoA dehydrogenase, with protein sequence MGHYKSNLRDLEFNLFEVFGRGEVLGQGPYAEVDPDTAREMLKEVSRLAEHELAESFADADRNPPVYDPATYSVTMPESFAKSYQAYVDSGFWSVDVPAELDGTVAPPSLKWAMNEMVLGANPAIAMFAASYSFANLLYILGNDEQKKLAHWIVEKGWHCTMVLTEPDAGSDVGAGRTKATENSDGTWNVTGVKRFITSGESDMTDNVIHFVLARPEGAGPGTKGLSLFIVPKFQIDLETGELGERNGANVTNLEHKMGLKVSTTCEITFGDKEPAVGTLLGDTHDGIAQMFRVIEHARMLVGTKAISTLSTAYLNALDYAKQRVQGADLTQQTDKAAPRVTITHHPDVRRSLMTQKAYAEGLRALVMYTATQQDTVHQAFLESGSEEIAADTPAEMANRVNDLLLPIVKGVGSERAWVLLGTESLQTLGGSGFLQEYPIEQYIRDAKIDTLYEGTTAIQGLDFFFRKIIKDKAQALSHVAMQVQEFAKDLGADAGRLDTERELLGKGLEDVQGILGYMVGELMKSDPRQEGGDVTNLYKVGQNTSRLLLCAGDLVIGWLLLRQASVAAKALASEGVSAKDRDFYEGKIAAASFFARTVLPKIAAERQIAEATDNSLMDVPESAF encoded by the coding sequence ATGGGCCACTACAAGAGCAACCTGCGCGACCTGGAGTTCAACCTCTTCGAGGTGTTCGGCCGCGGCGAGGTGCTGGGTCAGGGCCCCTACGCGGAGGTCGACCCGGACACCGCCCGGGAGATGCTCAAGGAGGTGTCGCGCCTGGCCGAGCACGAGCTGGCCGAGTCGTTCGCCGACGCCGACCGCAACCCTCCCGTCTACGACCCCGCGACCTACTCGGTGACCATGCCCGAGTCGTTCGCCAAGAGCTACCAGGCCTACGTCGACTCCGGCTTCTGGAGCGTCGACGTCCCGGCCGAGCTCGACGGCACCGTCGCGCCGCCCAGCCTCAAGTGGGCGATGAACGAGATGGTGCTCGGGGCCAACCCGGCCATCGCGATGTTCGCCGCCTCCTACTCGTTCGCCAACCTGCTCTACATCCTCGGCAACGACGAGCAGAAGAAGCTCGCGCACTGGATCGTCGAGAAGGGCTGGCACTGCACGATGGTGCTGACCGAGCCCGACGCCGGCTCCGACGTCGGAGCCGGTCGCACCAAGGCCACCGAGAACTCCGACGGCACCTGGAACGTCACCGGCGTCAAGCGGTTCATCACCTCCGGTGAGTCCGACATGACCGACAACGTCATCCACTTCGTGCTGGCCCGCCCCGAGGGTGCCGGCCCCGGCACCAAGGGCTTGTCGCTCTTCATCGTCCCCAAGTTCCAGATCGACCTCGAGACCGGCGAGCTCGGCGAGCGCAACGGCGCCAACGTCACCAACCTCGAGCACAAGATGGGCCTGAAGGTCTCCACCACCTGCGAGATCACCTTCGGCGACAAGGAGCCGGCCGTCGGCACCCTGCTCGGCGACACCCACGACGGCATCGCCCAGATGTTCCGCGTCATCGAGCACGCGCGGATGCTGGTGGGCACCAAGGCGATCTCGACGCTGTCGACGGCCTACCTCAACGCGCTCGACTACGCCAAGCAGCGCGTCCAGGGCGCCGACCTCACCCAGCAGACCGACAAGGCGGCGCCGCGCGTGACCATCACGCACCACCCCGACGTGCGCCGGTCGCTGATGACCCAGAAGGCGTATGCCGAGGGACTCCGGGCGCTGGTCATGTACACCGCGACGCAGCAGGACACGGTGCACCAGGCGTTCCTCGAGTCCGGCTCCGAGGAGATCGCTGCCGACACCCCCGCGGAGATGGCCAACCGGGTCAACGACCTGCTGCTCCCGATCGTCAAGGGCGTCGGCTCCGAGCGGGCCTGGGTGCTGCTCGGCACCGAGTCGCTGCAGACGCTCGGCGGCTCCGGCTTCCTGCAGGAGTACCCGATCGAGCAGTACATCCGCGACGCCAAGATCGACACGCTCTACGAGGGCACCACCGCCATCCAGGGCCTCGACTTCTTCTTCCGCAAGATCATCAAGGACAAGGCCCAGGCGCTGTCCCACGTGGCCATGCAGGTCCAGGAGTTCGCCAAGGACCTCGGCGCCGACGCCGGTCGTCTCGACACCGAGCGCGAGCTGCTCGGCAAGGGCCTCGAGGACGTCCAGGGCATCCTCGGCTACATGGTCGGCGAGCTGATGAAGTCCGACCCGCGGCAGGAGGGTGGCGACGTCACCAACCTCTACAAGGTCGGCCAGAACACCTCGCGCCTGCTGCTCTGCGCCGGCGACCTCGTCATCGGCTGGTTGCTGCTGCGCCAGGCCTCGGTGGCCGCGAAGGCGCTTGCGTCCGAAGGGGTATCGGCCAAGGACCGCGACTTCTACGAGGGCAAGATCGCGGCCGCGTCGTTCTTCGCACGCACCGTCCTGCCGAAGATCGCGGCCGAGCGCCAGATCGCCGAGGCGACCGACAACTCGCTGATGGACGTCCCCGAGTCCGCGTTCTGA
- a CDS encoding carbon-nitrogen family hydrolase: MRVAVLQVAYGDDEPMSARVERVAALVREQAGHDLVVLPELWAPGGFSYREWADRAQPVDGSIGSAMSAAARDAGVLLHAGSIIERGVPGETGGDTAGEPGGADPRSSEGRHLWNTSLVFGPDGALVASYRKIHRFGFGSGEPKLLDAGEDIVVVDLPGNHLAGLSTCYDLRFPELYRRQLDAGATVFVVPAAWPAARVRHWTLLAHARAVENQCVVIACNTAGTHAGTEMGGHSQVISATGEALAMAGTAEEVLSVEVDMDAVTTWRTQFPVLGDRRL; encoded by the coding sequence ATGAGAGTGGCAGTGCTGCAGGTGGCGTACGGCGACGACGAGCCGATGAGCGCCCGGGTCGAACGGGTCGCCGCACTCGTGCGCGAGCAGGCCGGGCACGACCTGGTCGTGCTGCCCGAGCTGTGGGCGCCGGGTGGCTTCTCCTACCGCGAGTGGGCCGACCGCGCGCAGCCGGTCGACGGCTCGATCGGCTCGGCGATGTCCGCCGCCGCCCGCGACGCGGGGGTCCTGCTGCACGCCGGGTCGATCATCGAGCGGGGTGTGCCGGGCGAGACGGGTGGCGACACGGCTGGCGAGCCAGGTGGCGCCGACCCGCGCAGCTCGGAGGGCAGGCACCTCTGGAACACCTCGCTGGTCTTCGGTCCGGACGGCGCGCTCGTCGCGTCCTACCGCAAGATCCACCGGTTCGGTTTCGGGTCGGGTGAGCCCAAGCTGCTCGACGCCGGTGAGGACATCGTCGTGGTCGACCTACCCGGCAACCATCTCGCTGGGTTGTCGACCTGCTACGACCTGCGCTTCCCCGAGCTCTACCGCCGGCAGCTCGACGCCGGCGCCACCGTCTTCGTCGTGCCGGCCGCTTGGCCCGCGGCCCGGGTGCGGCACTGGACCCTGCTCGCCCACGCCCGCGCGGTCGAGAACCAGTGCGTCGTGATCGCCTGCAACACCGCGGGCACCCACGCCGGCACCGAGATGGGCGGCCACTCGCAGGTCATCTCCGCCACCGGCGAGGCGCTCGCGATGGCCGGGACTGCCGAGGAGGTGCTGAGTGTTGAGGTCGACATGGATGCTGTGACGACCTGGCGCACCCAGTTCCCCGTCCTCGGGGACCGGCGGCTGTGA
- a CDS encoding CHAP domain-containing protein — translation MRTLNLSQKPVRMAVAGALGLSVVAGGAAIADAATGTVRTSGATLTVRSGPGTGYQAVTTIKKGTRVNISCQTYGSTVSGTYGTSNIWDKIGSGRYVSDAYVYTGKDGFVAPKCAGTTTPPSSAIKDDYPYRGQGTGVDPWNFYKGQCTSFAAWRVRHNIGVAFSNSYKGQHWGNAEHWDNAARAAGIPVYKSPKVGDIAVRSSGTYGHVAYVAKVNSDGSFMVEEYNHVRSDTYSYRRATKGTGSEQFSDFIRFK, via the coding sequence ATGCGCACACTCAACCTCAGCCAGAAGCCGGTCCGCATGGCCGTCGCCGGCGCGCTCGGCCTCTCGGTCGTCGCCGGTGGCGCGGCCATCGCCGACGCGGCGACGGGCACGGTCCGCACCAGCGGTGCGACCTTGACGGTCCGCTCCGGCCCGGGCACCGGCTACCAGGCCGTGACGACGATCAAGAAGGGCACCAGGGTCAACATCAGCTGCCAGACCTACGGATCCACCGTCTCCGGCACCTATGGGACGTCGAACATCTGGGACAAGATCGGCTCCGGCCGCTACGTCTCCGACGCGTACGTCTACACCGGCAAGGACGGCTTCGTCGCCCCCAAGTGCGCCGGCACCACGACCCCGCCGTCGAGCGCGATCAAGGACGACTACCCCTACCGCGGCCAGGGCACCGGCGTCGACCCGTGGAACTTCTACAAGGGTCAGTGCACCTCGTTCGCCGCGTGGCGGGTCCGCCACAACATCGGCGTCGCGTTCTCCAACTCCTACAAGGGCCAGCACTGGGGCAATGCCGAGCACTGGGACAACGCCGCCCGCGCCGCCGGCATCCCCGTGTACAAGTCGCCCAAGGTCGGTGACATCGCGGTCCGCAGCAGCGGCACCTACGGTCACGTCGCCTACGTCGCGAAGGTGAACAGCGACGGCAGCTTCATGGTGGAGGAGTACAACCACGTGCGCTCCGACACCTACAGCTACCGCCGCGCCACCAAGGGCACCGGCAGCGAGCAGTTCAGCGACTTCATCCGCTTCAAGTAG
- a CDS encoding HNH endonuclease signature motif containing protein, whose amino-acid sequence MTAIALPETSFGAVEVLREIDGLLDRVGSGDVVGGPAARTALSAVDRTISRLQAFRLSLVAEADRSEVASDSGLTDTGAWLAATTRQDGGQAARDVRLATALDTELPATRAALAAGEVSAEHAQVIATATAALPPGLDALERTAIEVALVRRARLVDPRTLRREGRRALAAAQRSQAEVDAHEDQVLRTQEERALAKSRLSWHDNGDGTTSGHFTLPTLAASILVKTVQQIASPRRFAQRAARAAKQAGASSAAEVTEATWEAFRAADGDWAHRYGAAFVELIEHLPTDTLSGKVAATVVVTVDHEQLKASLGRAHLDTGHDLSASEARRLACNAGLLPAVLDGRSVPLDLGRQERFFTEGQRVALATIYDSCAAQGCDRPYAWSELHHEDPWAAGGSTDLDLAVPLCGHHHRRAHDPRYRHRIDTNTRGKKSVSYALRS is encoded by the coding sequence ATGACGGCGATCGCGCTTCCTGAGACGTCCTTCGGGGCGGTCGAGGTGCTGCGCGAGATCGATGGGCTGCTCGACCGGGTGGGCTCCGGCGACGTCGTCGGTGGGCCGGCCGCGCGGACGGCGTTGTCCGCCGTGGACCGGACGATCTCGCGACTGCAGGCGTTCCGGCTCTCGCTGGTGGCCGAGGCCGACCGATCGGAGGTCGCCTCCGACTCGGGCCTGACCGACACCGGGGCCTGGCTGGCCGCGACCACCCGTCAGGACGGCGGCCAGGCCGCACGCGACGTGCGGCTGGCCACGGCCCTCGACACCGAGCTCCCGGCCACCCGTGCGGCCTTGGCTGCCGGCGAGGTGTCGGCCGAGCACGCGCAGGTGATCGCGACCGCGACCGCCGCGCTGCCCCCGGGTCTCGACGCGCTGGAGCGCACTGCCATCGAGGTTGCCCTCGTGCGCCGGGCCAGGCTCGTCGACCCCCGCACGCTTCGTCGCGAGGGTCGCCGTGCCCTCGCAGCGGCGCAGCGGTCGCAGGCCGAGGTCGACGCCCACGAGGACCAGGTCCTGCGCACGCAGGAGGAGCGCGCCCTGGCCAAATCCCGGTTGTCGTGGCACGACAACGGCGACGGCACCACGAGCGGCCACTTCACGCTGCCCACCCTGGCGGCGTCGATCCTGGTCAAGACGGTCCAGCAGATCGCCTCGCCCCGCCGGTTCGCCCAGCGCGCGGCCCGGGCCGCCAAGCAGGCCGGCGCATCGTCGGCTGCCGAGGTCACCGAGGCCACCTGGGAGGCTTTCCGGGCGGCCGACGGCGACTGGGCGCACCGTTATGGCGCAGCGTTCGTCGAGCTGATCGAGCACCTGCCCACCGACACCCTTTCGGGCAAGGTCGCCGCAACCGTGGTGGTCACCGTCGACCACGAGCAGCTCAAGGCCTCGCTCGGCCGCGCCCACCTCGACACCGGGCACGACCTGTCAGCCAGCGAGGCGAGACGGTTGGCCTGCAACGCGGGCCTCCTCCCCGCGGTGTTGGATGGCAGATCGGTGCCACTCGACCTCGGGCGACAGGAACGGTTCTTCACCGAAGGGCAACGGGTCGCGTTGGCGACGATCTACGACAGCTGCGCGGCGCAGGGGTGCGACCGGCCGTATGCGTGGTCCGAGCTGCACCACGAGGATCCATGGGCAGCAGGCGGATCCACCGACCTCGACCTCGCCGTGCCCTTGTGCGGGCACCACCACCGTCGGGCCCACGACCCCCGCTACCGGCACCGCATCGACACCAACACCCGGGGCAAGAAGTCCGTCAGCTACGCGTTGCGCAGCTGA
- a CDS encoding NHL domain-containing thioredoxin family protein: MSVSPRTPLRLRAPELVGRGWLNTGGTNLTLSDLRGRIVVLDFWTFCCVNCLHVLDELRPLEEKYADSLVLIGVHSPKFEHEADPDALAAAVERYAVHHPVLDDPELVTWQAYTARAWPTLVVIDPEGYIVASMSGEGHAHGLSVLVDELVAEHTAKGTLRRGDSPYAPPPPAETALRFPGKLAVLADGSFLVSDTAHHELVQLEPDLVTERARFGGAGADGASILAEPQGVLALPAATAARVGYDVVVADSVHHQVKGLRLADGTWTVLAGTGRQLRERSGGGPARKQDLSTPWDLAWFIDRVVIAMAGTHQLWALHLATDPAENTVAVLGGTSAEGIRDGAADEAWFAQPSGLAVSPDGSRLWVADSETSALRSLDLTDEGFVVTTHVGQGLFDFGHRDGPADQALLQHPLGVTVLPDGSVAVSDTYNGAIRRFDPARREVSTLATGLREPSDAVVEQADEQGAAAGSSVLVVVESAAHQLVRIPLPDKAQRVDGLAHQTQRPPTEVAPGPLTVTVNFTPPTGQKLDHRWGDPTRLMVSATPHGLLREGAGSAQGLSRTLVLDPDAGDGVLHVSVQAASCDGDPVTGEVPEHAACHLYQQDWGIPVVLVEGASDHLELDLRGT; the protein is encoded by the coding sequence GTGAGCGTCTCTCCGCGCACACCCCTGCGGCTGCGGGCGCCCGAGCTCGTGGGGCGGGGCTGGCTCAACACCGGCGGGACGAACCTCACCCTGTCCGACCTGCGGGGCCGGATCGTGGTGCTCGACTTCTGGACGTTCTGCTGCGTCAACTGCCTGCACGTCCTCGACGAGCTGCGACCGCTGGAGGAGAAGTACGCCGACTCGCTCGTGCTGATCGGCGTCCACTCGCCGAAGTTCGAGCACGAGGCCGACCCGGACGCCCTGGCCGCCGCGGTCGAGCGGTATGCGGTGCACCACCCGGTGCTCGACGACCCCGAGCTGGTCACCTGGCAGGCCTACACCGCGCGCGCCTGGCCGACCCTCGTCGTCATCGACCCGGAGGGCTACATCGTCGCGTCGATGTCGGGCGAGGGGCACGCCCACGGGCTCTCGGTCCTGGTCGACGAGCTGGTGGCCGAGCACACCGCCAAGGGCACGCTGCGCCGCGGTGACTCGCCCTACGCCCCGCCGCCGCCGGCCGAGACCGCATTGCGCTTCCCGGGCAAGCTGGCGGTGCTGGCGGACGGTTCCTTCCTGGTCTCCGACACCGCGCACCACGAACTGGTCCAGCTCGAGCCCGACCTGGTGACCGAACGGGCGAGGTTCGGCGGTGCCGGTGCGGACGGCGCCAGCATCCTGGCCGAGCCCCAAGGCGTCCTCGCGCTGCCCGCTGCCACCGCCGCCCGAGTCGGGTATGACGTCGTGGTCGCCGACTCGGTGCACCACCAGGTCAAGGGCCTGCGCCTCGCCGACGGCACCTGGACGGTGTTGGCCGGCACGGGTCGGCAGCTGCGCGAACGCTCCGGCGGCGGCCCGGCCCGGAAGCAGGACCTCTCGACGCCGTGGGACCTCGCGTGGTTCATCGACCGCGTCGTCATCGCGATGGCGGGCACCCACCAGCTCTGGGCCCTGCACCTGGCCACCGACCCGGCCGAGAACACCGTTGCCGTGCTCGGTGGCACGTCCGCCGAGGGCATCCGCGACGGCGCCGCCGACGAGGCGTGGTTCGCGCAACCGTCGGGGCTCGCGGTGTCGCCGGACGGTTCGCGGCTCTGGGTCGCCGACTCCGAGACCTCCGCGCTGCGCTCGCTCGACCTCACCGACGAGGGATTCGTCGTGACCACCCACGTCGGCCAGGGGCTCTTCGACTTCGGGCATCGCGACGGACCGGCCGACCAGGCCCTGCTCCAGCACCCGCTCGGGGTCACGGTGCTGCCCGACGGGTCGGTCGCGGTCAGTGACACCTACAACGGCGCGATCCGACGCTTCGACCCGGCCCGCCGGGAAGTCAGCACCCTCGCCACCGGCCTGCGCGAACCGTCAGACGCCGTGGTGGAACAGGCCGATGAGCAGGGTGCCGCGGCCGGGTCCTCCGTCCTGGTCGTGGTCGAGTCGGCGGCGCACCAGCTCGTGCGGATCCCCTTGCCCGACAAGGCCCAGCGTGTCGACGGGCTCGCCCACCAGACCCAGCGCCCACCCACCGAGGTCGCCCCCGGCCCGCTCACCGTCACGGTGAACTTCACCCCGCCCACCGGCCAGAAGCTCGACCACCGCTGGGGTGACCCCACCCGCCTGATGGTCTCGGCCACACCCCACGGTCTGCTGCGTGAAGGCGCCGGCAGCGCCCAGGGCCTGTCCCGCACCCTGGTGCTCGACCCCGATGCAGGGGACGGGGTGCTGCACGTCTCCGTGCAGGCAGCCTCGTGCGACGGCGACCCGGTCACCGGCGAGGTGCCTGAGCACGCCGCCTGCCATCTCTACCAACAGGACTGGGGCATTCCCGTCGTGCTGGTCGAGGGCGCGTCCGACCACCTCGAGCTCGACCTGCGCGGCACCTGA
- a CDS encoding DUF6584 family protein has product MSEEPPEQPVDASSGAVTRARADLAAGREWKARERLVGHLAQEYDAEALELLGEVHHAMRDLPAAGAAWFGTARRGKDVDEAVDAWRERYGDHFAQMWSSLPRSVRELEGNKRVDALRRRAEQVGARGAAGAPGTGSGSSASGDDSGDGGTDAATIIALALGVLFVACAVVGLVTVLGWLVPG; this is encoded by the coding sequence GTGAGCGAGGAACCGCCGGAGCAGCCTGTCGACGCGTCGAGCGGCGCGGTGACACGGGCGCGGGCGGACCTGGCCGCAGGCCGGGAGTGGAAGGCCCGCGAGCGCCTGGTGGGCCACCTGGCCCAGGAGTACGACGCGGAGGCGCTCGAGCTGCTCGGTGAGGTGCACCACGCCATGCGTGACCTGCCGGCCGCGGGCGCGGCGTGGTTCGGGACGGCCCGTCGTGGCAAGGACGTCGACGAGGCGGTCGACGCCTGGCGCGAGCGCTATGGCGACCACTTCGCGCAGATGTGGAGCAGCCTGCCGCGGTCGGTGCGCGAGCTCGAGGGCAACAAGCGGGTCGACGCGTTGCGCCGTCGTGCCGAGCAGGTGGGCGCGCGGGGGGCCGCGGGCGCGCCCGGGACCGGGAGCGGCTCGTCGGCGAGCGGCGACGACTCCGGCGACGGGGGCACCGACGCCGCCACGATCATCGCCCTCGCCCTGGGCGTGCTCTTCGTGGCGTGCGCCGTGGTCGGCCTCGTGACGGTGCTCGGCTGGCTGGTGCCCGGCTGA
- a CDS encoding D-alanyl-D-alanine carboxypeptidase family protein: MATVIARTSKRPLRLALGALAALALLIGAAAAADAAIGHVRTQQTPLTVRSGPGTSFAAVGVVAKGARLEILCQAKGTRVAGPFGATSTWNKLGNGRWVSDAYTSSAETAPDCSSPAASARPAFDPASAGEPCSSNERRYPNGRLPRSALCPLLGRSGEALRPRAAAAFNALSAAYEKGHGRPLCVTDSYRSYDQQVAVKASRGKWAATPGHSDHGLGRAVDLCGGVERFDTAAHRWMLANAPRFGWEHPAWAREGGRLPEPWHWEFTA, translated from the coding sequence ATGGCAACGGTCATCGCACGCACCTCGAAGCGGCCCCTGCGACTCGCACTCGGCGCGCTCGCGGCGCTCGCCCTGCTGATCGGCGCAGCAGCGGCCGCCGACGCGGCCATCGGTCACGTCCGCACGCAGCAGACGCCGCTGACCGTTCGGTCCGGACCCGGCACATCGTTCGCGGCAGTAGGGGTGGTGGCCAAGGGCGCCCGACTCGAGATCCTCTGTCAGGCCAAGGGAACCCGCGTCGCCGGGCCGTTCGGCGCGACGTCGACGTGGAACAAGCTGGGGAACGGCCGCTGGGTCTCCGACGCCTACACGAGCTCAGCCGAGACCGCGCCTGACTGCTCGAGCCCCGCCGCATCGGCGCGGCCCGCCTTCGACCCGGCCAGCGCTGGAGAGCCGTGCAGCAGCAACGAGCGGCGCTACCCCAACGGACGCCTCCCCCGGTCCGCGCTCTGCCCCCTGCTGGGCCGATCGGGGGAGGCGCTCCGCCCGCGGGCCGCAGCGGCCTTCAACGCCCTCAGCGCCGCGTACGAGAAAGGACACGGGCGACCGCTGTGCGTCACCGACTCCTACCGCTCGTACGACCAGCAGGTGGCCGTCAAGGCGTCGCGAGGCAAGTGGGCCGCGACCCCGGGGCACAGCGACCACGGGCTCGGCCGAGCCGTCGACCTGTGCGGCGGCGTGGAGCGGTTCGACACTGCGGCGCACCGGTGGATGCTGGCCAACGCCCCACGGTTCGGCTGGGAGCACCCGGCGTGGGCGCGGGAGGGCGGGCGGCTGCCGGAGCCCTGGCACTGGGAGTTCACCGCCTGA
- a CDS encoding DUF6458 family protein has protein sequence MYIGVGIFLIVVGAILTFALNASTDVVNLEMIGWICMAAGVLAILLSLIMGSRRGVAGGGYSARRVSHTDPATGTRVDEVDVDRDGRV, from the coding sequence ATGTACATCGGAGTCGGCATCTTCCTGATCGTGGTCGGAGCGATCCTGACCTTCGCACTCAACGCGTCCACCGACGTCGTCAACCTCGAGATGATCGGCTGGATCTGCATGGCCGCAGGTGTCCTCGCGATCCTGCTCTCGCTCATCATGGGCAGCCGTCGGGGTGTTGCCGGCGGTGGCTACTCGGCCCGTCGCGTCAGCCACACCGACCCCGCCACGGGCACCCGCGTCGACGAGGTCGACGTCGACCGCGACGGTCGCGTCTGA
- a CDS encoding cytochrome c oxidase assembly protein produces the protein MTSSVAPPVRTAGPTPEPAPARLPLPALAVAALLALPLAAVLGEAAAAPVVADPGGLVRWGILYTRVVHDLAAAVTVGLLVHAAYLVPETTRTNRRIVATRLAGIAAGLWAIAGAAGAVFTMAASIGIPLTDPSFGQQFTTFAWTYQPTRVALVTAGVAAAISLGALVATSRATMAWLSVLAVLGLLPLALAGHAAGATDHSTAVNALAVHLVGVSLWVGGLLALALLRPLLVKGNGAGPADGAADFAATAARYSTLAGWCFGAVALSGLQSALIRIGPLSDLGTRYGALLLVKTAALLLLGYAGWRHRRSLLAGLRAGRTASFVRLVVAELVVMGVAIGTAVALARSAPPVPDTPVEDASPAFALTGYPDPGPLTGDAWFTTWTTEWLWLGVALVAVGLYLTGVRRLRKRGDAWPVHRSIVWVLGWAVFVYATSGAPGVYGRVLFSMHMVMHMVVAMLVPLLLVPAAPILLALRALPSRPDKTWGPRELVLQVVHSRVLKVLANPVVAAALFFFSLAIFYYSPLFELALRTHTGHVLMMVHFLLTGYLFTWVLIGIDPGPKKWPPLMLLVVLFATMSFHAFFGVVMTGSTTLLAPEFFEVIKLPWMTDPLRDQHEAGAIAWGIGEAPTVILTLLVAVGWVRTDRAETVRKDRQADRDGDAELAAYNAHLQELKRRNEGRS, from the coding sequence ATGACCTCCTCCGTGGCGCCCCCGGTGCGGACGGCGGGGCCCACGCCGGAGCCCGCCCCGGCCCGGCTCCCGCTGCCGGCCCTGGCGGTCGCGGCCCTGCTGGCGTTGCCGCTCGCCGCCGTCCTCGGCGAAGCAGCCGCGGCCCCCGTGGTGGCCGACCCGGGAGGGCTGGTGCGCTGGGGGATCCTCTACACGCGGGTCGTGCACGACCTCGCCGCGGCGGTGACGGTCGGGCTCCTGGTCCACGCGGCATACCTCGTGCCAGAGACGACCCGCACCAACCGCCGCATCGTCGCGACCCGGCTCGCCGGCATCGCGGCGGGACTGTGGGCGATCGCCGGTGCTGCTGGCGCCGTCTTCACGATGGCCGCTTCGATCGGCATCCCGCTCACCGACCCGTCGTTCGGGCAGCAGTTCACCACCTTCGCGTGGACCTACCAGCCGACCCGAGTGGCGCTGGTCACCGCCGGGGTCGCTGCCGCCATCTCGCTCGGGGCGCTGGTCGCCACCAGCCGGGCGACGATGGCCTGGCTCTCCGTGCTCGCCGTCCTCGGCCTGCTGCCGCTCGCGCTCGCCGGGCACGCGGCCGGAGCCACCGACCACAGCACCGCGGTCAACGCGCTCGCCGTCCACCTCGTCGGCGTGAGCCTCTGGGTCGGCGGCCTGCTCGCGCTGGCGCTCTTGCGCCCGCTGCTCGTCAAGGGCAACGGTGCGGGTCCGGCGGACGGCGCCGCCGACTTCGCGGCGACGGCAGCGCGCTACTCGACGCTGGCCGGCTGGTGCTTCGGCGCGGTGGCCCTGTCGGGCCTGCAGAGCGCGTTGATCCGGATCGGCCCGCTCAGCGACCTCGGCACCCGATACGGCGCGCTGCTCCTGGTCAAGACCGCTGCCCTCCTGCTCCTCGGGTATGCCGGGTGGCGGCACCGCCGCTCGCTGCTCGCCGGCCTGCGGGCCGGCCGCACGGCGTCGTTCGTGCGCCTCGTCGTGGCCGAGCTGGTCGTGATGGGCGTCGCGATCGGCACCGCGGTCGCGCTGGCCCGCAGCGCCCCGCCGGTGCCGGACACCCCCGTCGAGGACGCGTCGCCGGCCTTCGCGCTCACCGGCTACCCCGACCCCGGACCGCTCACCGGCGACGCGTGGTTCACCACCTGGACCACCGAGTGGCTCTGGCTGGGCGTCGCCCTGGTGGCCGTCGGCCTCTACCTCACCGGGGTCCGGCGGTTGCGCAAGAGGGGAGACGCGTGGCCGGTGCACCGCTCGATCGTGTGGGTGCTGGGGTGGGCGGTCTTCGTCTACGCGACCTCCGGGGCCCCCGGGGTCTACGGCCGGGTGCTGTTCTCGATGCACATGGTGATGCACATGGTCGTCGCCATGCTGGTGCCGCTGCTGCTCGTCCCGGCCGCCCCCATCCTGCTGGCGCTGCGCGCGCTGCCGTCGCGACCCGACAAGACCTGGGGGCCGCGCGAGCTGGTCCTCCAGGTGGTCCACTCCCGGGTCCTCAAGGTGCTCGCCAACCCGGTGGTCGCCGCCGCGCTCTTCTTCTTCAGCCTGGCGATCTTCTACTACTCGCCGTTGTTCGAGCTCGCCCTGCGCACCCACACCGGGCACGTCCTGATGATGGTGCACTTCCTGCTGACCGGTTACCTCTTCACCTGGGTGCTGATCGGCATCGACCCCGGCCCGAAGAAGTGGCCGCCGCTGATGCTGCTCGTCGTGCTGTTCGCGACGATGTCGTTCCACGCGTTCTTCGGCGTGGTCATGACCGGCAGCACCACCCTGCTCGCCCCCGAGTTCTTCGAGGTCATCAAGCTCCCGTGGATGACCGACCCGCTGCGCGACCAGCACGAGGCCGGGGCGATCGCCTGGGGCATCGGCGAGGCGCCCACGGTCATCCTCACCCTCCTCGTCGCGGTGGGCTGGGTGCGGACCGACCGCGCCGAGACGGTGCGCAAGGACCGCCAGGCCGACCGCGACGGCGACGCCGAGCTGGCCGCCTACAACGCCCACCTGCAGGAGCTGAAGCGACGAAACGAGGGCCGGTCATGA